A genomic segment from Glycine soja cultivar W05 chromosome 20, ASM419377v2, whole genome shotgun sequence encodes:
- the LOC114402923 gene encoding cysteine-rich receptor-like protein kinase 10 isoform X3 has protein sequence MFLSNKHVDVTFLLFLFMFEIGSSSAAPVYNANYCPNNTSYNSNVTFQTNLRVLLASLVSNVSQSDGSYNSAMGMGTTSVASGQFLCRGDVSPATCQDCIASAATEITRLCPNKTESIIWYDECTLRFTNRYFAPTSIDPGARLSDDKNISASDLDSFNQTLFGLLNELVEEAANSQSARKFATGESEFAGSSPERTVYALTECEPSLTIAQCEECLQNAVSTLPSCCGGKQGARALLAWCNVRYELFQFYNTSGSSAPSSGNKKSVARVVLIVVLVVLSIILLCGVCYFILKRSKKKSNTLLRENFGEESDTLESLQFGLPTVEAATKKFSHENRIGEGGFGEVYKGILPDGREIAVKKLSQSSGQGATEFKNEILLIAKLQHRNLVTLLGFCLEEQEKMLIYEFVSNKSLDYFLFDPRKSCELDWTTRYKIIEGITHGILYLHEHSRLKVIHRDLKPSNVLLDSIMNPKISDFGMARIVAIDQHQEKTNRIVGTYGYMSPEYAMHGQFSEKSDVFSFGVIVLEIISAKRNTRSVFSDHDDLLSYAWEQWRDQTPLNILDQNIKESCNHREVIKCIQIGLLCVQEKPEDRPTMTQVVSYLNNSLVELPFPRKPINSKQNEIVQKMIVGESSSGSALSNNGMSVSIFIPR, from the exons ATGTTTCTCTCAAACAAGCATGTTGATGTTACCTTTCTTCTGTTCCTATTTATGTTTGAAATTGGATCATCTTCAGCAGCACCCGTTTACAACGCTAATTACTGCCCAAACAACACATCGTACAATTCCAACGTAACATTCCAAACCAATCTCAGAGTCCTCCTCGCATCCCTCGTCTCCAACGTGTCCCAATCTGACGGTTCCTATAACTCCGCCATGGGAATGGGGACCACAAGCGTCGCCAGCGGCCAATTCCTCTGCCGCGGCGACGTCTCCCCCGCCACGTGTCAAGATTGCATCGCCAGCGCCGCCACGGAAATAACGCGACTCTGCCCCAACAAAACAGAGTCCATAATATGGTACGACGAGTGCACGCTCCGTTTCACCAACCGCTACTTCGCCCCCACCAGCATCGACCCGGGAGCGAGGTTGTCGGACGACAAGAACATCTCTGCCTCCGACTTGGACAGTTTCAACCAGACGTTGTTCGGTTTGTTGAACGAATTGGTGGAAGAAGCTGCGAATTCTCAGTCAGCGAGGAAATTCGCCACCGGCGAAAGCGAATTCGCCGGGTCCTCGCCGGAGAGAACGGTGTATGCCCTGACGGAGTGCGAGCCGAGCCTAACTATTGCTCAGTGTGAAGAGTGTTTGCAAAACGCCGTTTCGACTCTTCCGTCGTGTTGCGGAGGAAAACAAGGCGCCAGGGCTCTGCTTGCGTGGTGCAATGTTAGATACGAGTTGTTTCAGTTTTACAATACTAGCGGCTCGTCAGCACCGTCATCag GAAATAAGAAATCTGTAGCACGAGTAGTCTTGATTGTTGTCCTTGTTGTTTTGTCGATAATTCTCTTATGTGGTGTCTGCTATTTCATATTGAAAAGATCAAAGAAGAAATCCAACACTCTTCTAAGGGAAAATT TTGGGGAAGAAAGTGACACTTTGGAGTCTTTACAATTTGGGTTGCCCACAGTTGAAGCTGCCACAAAGAAGTTTTCACATGAAAACAGAATAGGTGAAGGTGGATTTGGAGAGGTTTACAAG gGTATTCTTCCAGATGGACGAGAAATAGCAGTTAAAAAACTCTCACAAAGTTCCGGACAAGGTGCAACAGAATTTAAGAATGAGATTTTATTGATAGCAAAACTTCAACATAGAAATTTAGTGACATTATTAGGATTTTGTTTGGAAGAACAAGAGAAAATGCTCATTTATGAATTCGTGTCCAATAAAAGTCTTGACTACTTTTTATTTG atCCCCGTAAGAGTTGTGAATTGGATTGGACAACACGCTACAAAATTATTGAAGGAATTACACATGGAATTTTATATCTACATGAACATTCACGGTTAAAAGTTATACATCGTGATCTTAAACCTAGTAATGTATTATTGGATAGCATAATGAATCCAAAGATTTCAGACTTTGGAATGGCAAGGATTGTTGCAATAGATCAAcatcaagaaaaaacaaatagaatTGTGGGAACATA TGGTTATATGTCTCCGGAATATGCAATGCATGGacaattttcagaaaaatcaGATGTTTTTAGTTTTGGAGTTATAGTTTTGGAGATAATTAGTGCAAAAAGGAATACTCGTTCTGTTTTTTCGGATCATGATGACCTCTTGAGTTAT GCTTGGGAACAATGGAGGGATCAAACGCCATTAAACATATTAGACCAAAATATAAAGGAATCTTGCAATCATAGGGAAGTCATTAAATGCATTCAAATTGGTTTATTATGTGTACAAGAGAAGCCAGAAGATAGACCTACCATGACACAAGTTGTTTCATATCTCAATAATTCTTTAGTTGAGTTGCCATTTCCAAGAAAACCAATCAATtctaaacaaaatgaaatagttCAAAAGATGATAGTAGGAGAATCAAGCTCAGGTTCAGCACTATCAAATAATGGAATGTCTGTGAGTATATTTATTCCTCGGTAG